A single genomic interval of Corylus avellana chromosome ca10, CavTom2PMs-1.0 harbors:
- the LOC132162779 gene encoding disease resistance protein RPV1-like, with the protein MASTSTQIVSSSSSSSTPPRRYDVFLSFYGKDTRKSFTDHLYTALIQKGIIVFRDDEKLERGKTISKELIKAIQESMYAIVIISPNYASSRWCLIELAKIVECMKYSGLKVMPIFYHVDPSHLRNQKGTFAKAFGRHKKEKDPKIDINEMQIWRAALREVGNISGWHVHDR; encoded by the coding sequence ATGGCGTCCACGAGCACTCAGATAGtctcttcgtcttcttcttcttcaacaccTCCTCGGAGATACGATGTTTTTCTCAGTTTCTACGGTAAAGACACTCGCAAGAGTTTTACAGACCATTTATATACGGCTTTGATTCAAAAAGGCATTATCGTGTTTAGAGACGATGAAAAGCTTGAGCGAGGAAAAACAATTTCTAAGGAGCTCATAAAAGCAATACAAGAATCCATGTATGCGATTGTTATTATCTCTCCAAACTACGCTTCCTCTAGATGGTGCCTCATTGAACTTGCCAAGATCGTCGAATGCATGAAATACTCAGGGCTGAAAGTTATGCCTATTTTCTACCACGTGGATCCTTCCCACCTACGAAATCAGAAGGGGACTTTTGCAAAAGCTTTTGGTAggcataaaaaagaaaaagatcccAAGATTGACATCAACGAGATGCAAATCTGGAGAGCTGCTTTGAGAGAAGTGGGCAATATCTCCGGATGGCATGTACATGATAGGTAA